From a single Rutidosis leptorrhynchoides isolate AG116_Rl617_1_P2 chromosome 5, CSIRO_AGI_Rlap_v1, whole genome shotgun sequence genomic region:
- the LOC139848026 gene encoding uncharacterized protein: MGAEFLPKPIQGNDLSGNSEAAPVILGLLPAALVDHIARVDQSILNTIPGEAGGSFPVAAEELKHLLKQVDTHIQSSSNDLVPIKTIAGGSVTNTIRGLAAGFGITCGVIGACGDDEEGALFVKNMSFYGVNISRLRVKDEHTAQCVCLVDAMGNRTMRPCLATAAKVLAGELKREDFKGSKWLVVRYSIYNLDIINAAIKMAKQEGVLISLDLASFEMVRKFRGPLLELLESGNIDLCFANEDEAAELISGEQVAQPEAAVDVLGKYCQWAVVTLGANGCIARHKKEVVRVPAIGQTKAVDATGAGDLFAGGFLYGLVKGLSLKECCIVGSCSGGSVIQSLGGEVSPENWQWMYKQLKTNDLSAPAAFINNL, encoded by the exons ATGGGTGCCGAATTTCTCCCAAAACCCATCCAGGGCAACGATCTTTCCGGCAATTCGGAGGCTGCTCCGGTGATTCTCGGTCTTCTTCCGGCCGCCTTAGTTGACCACATAGCAAGGGTTGACCAATCAATCCTCAACACAATTCCTGGTGAAGCTGGTGGCTCTTTCCCA GTTGCAGCCGAAGAGCTGAAACATCTACTAAAGCAAGTCGATACCCATATTCAATCATCTTCAAATGATTTGGTTCCTATTAAGACCATAGCTGGAGGTAGTGTGACCAACACCATTAGGGGGCTTGCAGCGGGTTTTGGGATCACGTGCGGAGTAATCGGAGCTTGTGGCGATGATGAAGAAGGCGCCCTGTTCGTGAAAAACATGAGTTTTTATGGTGTAAACATATCAAGATTGAGGGTGAAAGACGAACATACGGCTCAG TGTGTTTGCTTGGTTGATGCAATGGGGAATCGTACTATGCGACCGTGCCTTGCAACTGCTGCTAAAGTACTG GCAGGTGAACTAAAGAGGGAGGATTTTAAGGGCTCCAAG TGGTTGGTGGTGAGATATAGTATATACAATCTAGACATTATTAATGCAGCTATTAAAATGGCCAAACAAGAAGGTGTTCTTATATCCCTAGATTTAGCAAGTTTTGAG ATGGTTCGAAAATTTAGGGGACCTCTTTTAGAACTATTGGAGTCAGGTAACATTGATCTTTGCTTTGCCAATGAAGATGAAGCTGCTGAACTTATAAG TGGTGAGCAAGTTGCTCAACCCGAGGCTGCAGTTGATGTGTTGGGCAAATACTGCCAATGGGCCGTGGTGACATTAGGTGCAAACGGATGTATTGCACGACATAAGAAAGAG GTTGTGAGAGTTCCAGCTATTGGGCAAACAAAGGCTGTTGATGCCACCGGTGCAGGAGACCTTTTTGCCGGCGGATTTTTATACGGGCTGGTAAAAGGATTGTCTCTTAAGGAATGTTGTATAGTCGGGTCTTGTAGTGGTGGGTCCGTGATTCAGTCGCTTGGCGGTGAGGTGTCTCCGGAAAATTGGCAATGGATGTATAAGCAGTTGAAAACCAACGATCTCTCTGCACCTGCCGCCTTTATCAACAA